The Halorussus rarus genome includes the window GCTCGCGGCCTCGCCGTGGTCGCTGACGCCGGGGACCGTCCTGCTGTCGGTCGCGGGGCTGTCGGTCGTCCTGTCGACGCTCGCCGGGGTCCGTCGGCTCCGCCGGCCGGCCGACCGGCGGTTCGTCCTCCCGGTCAGGTCGTGGCTCGACCGCGCGCGCGGCGCGTTCTCGACCGGGCCGACGCTCGACCGAGCGCTCAACGTCGGGCTCGCGGTCGCGGTCGTGGCGGCGGTCGCCACCGTCGGCTACGCGGTGGCCGCGCCGGGCGACGGTCAGGAGTTCACCGACGTCTCGCTGCTCTCCCGGGACGACACCGGCGAACTGGTCGCCGAGGACTACCCGCGGAACTTCACCCGCGGGGAGAGCCGCCCGCTGGTCGTCCAGCTGGACAACCACGAGGGCCAGCCCACCGACTACTCGGTCGTGGTCGAACTCCAGCGGGTCAGGCAGGCGGCCGACGGCGGCCCGAAGGTGGTCGAGGACCGGAAGCTGGCGACGTTCACGCCCACCGTGGGCGCGGGCGAGCGGTGGCGGACCACCCACGAGGTGACGCCGACGATGACCGGCGAGAACCTCCGGCTGGAGTACCTCGTCTACAAGGGCGACCCGCCGGCGAACCCGTCGGCCGACAGCGCCTACCGCCACGTCCACGTCTGGGTGAACGTGACGGCGTGACCGACGCCCCGGCGTATCACGGACGGGACGCTCGCCCGACAGCTACCGACGGAAGACGGATCCGAGGACACTAACGATACACATGTCGGAACACCACGCATCGACTCGCACGCGGAGGGACCGCTAACCGGCCATGTGGCCCTGGGAACACCTCGCGGTCGGCTACCTCTGCTACTCGCTGCTGGTCCACCTGTTCGGCCGGCGCGCGCCCCGCGCGTGGCCGGCCGTCGCGCTCGCGGTGGGCACGCAGTTCCCGGACCTGGTCGACAAACCGCTGGCGTGGACGTTCGGCGTCCTTCCCTCGGGCCACTCGCTGGCCCACTCGGCGTTCGCGGCGGTGCCGGCCGCGGCGCTCGCGGTGACGGTCGCCTGGGCGCTGGGCCGGCCGCGCGTCGGGGCGGCGTTCGGCTTCGGCTATCTGAGCCACCTCCCCGGCGACGTGATCTACCCGGTGCTCATCGGCGGCGAGGCCGACTACGGGTTCCTGTTCTGGCCGCTCGTCCCGGCCGAGGGAACCGACTCCGGCGTCGGGTTCCTCGAGATGGTGCGGTACCTGTTGGCCCGCTACCGGACCGAACTGGCCCAGGGCGA containing:
- a CDS encoding DUF1616 domain-containing protein is translated as MSHETPDGTLVDRLARPALPLDLLAVVGYAVVSVLLLSRPGVYGTPLGAALGLPLVLFAPGYALVSLLFPGATPDDAATGRTLPAVRQHGLVGTERAALGFGISVAVIPILGIALAASPWSLTPGTVLLSVAGLSVVLSTLAGVRRLRRPADRRFVLPVRSWLDRARGAFSTGPTLDRALNVGLAVAVVAAVATVGYAVAAPGDGQEFTDVSLLSRDDTGELVAEDYPRNFTRGESRPLVVQLDNHEGQPTDYSVVVELQRVRQAADGGPKVVEDRKLATFTPTVGAGERWRTTHEVTPTMTGENLRLEYLVYKGDPPANPSADSAYRHVHVWVNVTA
- a CDS encoding metal-dependent hydrolase; this translates as MWPWEHLAVGYLCYSLLVHLFGRRAPRAWPAVALAVGTQFPDLVDKPLAWTFGVLPSGHSLAHSAFAAVPAAALAVTVAWALGRPRVGAAFGFGYLSHLPGDVIYPVLIGGEADYGFLFWPLVPAEGTDSGVGFLEMVRYLLARYRTELAQGEVATYLAVEVGLMASVALLWLYDGAPPLGSVWARLRLGRPAEEPR